One region of Colius striatus isolate bColStr4 chromosome 4, bColStr4.1.hap1, whole genome shotgun sequence genomic DNA includes:
- the TRIB1 gene encoding tribbles homolog 1, protein MSRPASLLTAARCRSAPAKRLQPLHDGPAEETPPAAKLPRLAADSCGPPDCLSAPGSPCPPLSPAGGGAAGPSLIASYLLLPLAEREQVSRALSVSSGRELRCKVFPLKHYQDKIRPYIQLPSHRNITGVVEVILGDTKAYVFFEKDFGDMHSYVRSCKRLREEEAARLFKQIVSAVAHCHQSAIVLGDLKLRKFVFSNEERTQLRLESLEDTHIIKGEDDALSDKHGCPAYVSPEILNTTGTYSGKSADVWSLGVMLYTLLVGRYPFHDSDPSTLFSKIRRGQFCIPDHVSPKARCLIRSLLRREPSERLTAPEILLHPWFEAVLEPGYTDQETGSSDQIVPEYHGDSDDISSFFC, encoded by the exons ATGAGCCGCCCCGCGTCTCTCCTGACGGCCGCCCGCTGCCGCAGCGCCCCGGCCAAGCGCCTTCAACCTCTCCACGACGGCCCCGCCGAAGAAACGCCGCCGGCCGCCAAACTCCCTCGCCTGGCCGCCGACTCCTGCGGACCCCCCGATTGCCTCAGCGCTCCCGGTTCGCCGTGTCCGCCGCTTTCCCCCGCcggcgggggggcggcgggTCCCAGCCTGATCGCGTCCTACCTGCTGTTGCCGCTGGCCGAACGAGAGCAGGTGTCGCGGGCGCTGAGCGTCAGCTCCGGGCGGGAGCTGCGCTGCAAG GTGTTCCCCCTCAAACACTACCAGGACAAGATCCGGCCTTACATTCAGCTACCCTCACACAGAAATATCACCGGGGTCGTCGAAGTCATCCTTGGGGACACCAAGGCCTATGTGTTCTTTGAAAAGGACTTTGGGGACATGCACTCCTACGTGAGGAGCTgcaaaaggctgagggaagaggaggctgccCGACTGTTCAAGCAGATCGTCTCTGCTGTAGCTCACTGCCACCAGTCAGCTATTGTACTCGGTGACCTCAAGCTCAGGAAATTTGTCTTCTCTAATGAAGAAAG GACTCAGCTGCGGCTGGAGAGCCTGGAAGACACCCACATCATCAAAGGCGAAGATGACGCGCTCTCAGACAAGCACGGCTGCCCGGCATACGTCAGCCCAGAGATCCTAAACACGACAGGGACTTACTCTGGAAAATCGGCCGACGTGTGGAGTTTGGGAGTGATGCTCTATACCCTGCTGGTGGGACGCTATCCCTTCCATGACTCGGACCCTAGCACCCTGTTTTCCAAAATCAGACGTGGACAGTTCTGTATTCCCGATCACGTCTCCCCCAAAGCCCGATGCCTCATTCGCAGCCTGCTGCGGCGGGAGCCCTCGGAAAGACTCACTGCTCCGGAGATCTTGCTTCACCCTTGGTTCGAGGCAGTCTTGGAGCCTGGATATACAGACCAGGAGACGGGAAGTTCGGATCAAATCGTTCCAGAATACCACGGAGACAGTGACGATATTAGTTCCTTCTTCTGCTAA